From one Culex quinquefasciatus strain JHB chromosome 3, VPISU_Cqui_1.0_pri_paternal, whole genome shotgun sequence genomic stretch:
- the LOC119768977 gene encoding serine/threonine-protein phosphatase PGAM5, mitochondrial-like, whose protein sequence is MAVFNSIVAALCFLTTLQWSLQGTYGKQNVAKCGKWDHNWDYPSNQTKARGTRNLILIRHGQYNLDGRNDFERYLTEVGQKQVAFTADYLKRLGVKFDRIVRSTMTRARESAKIISGSFPGLKLLDEPLLMEGTPIRPDPPSSSRHSDSEIATTHARIEAAFRKYFHRAVQKQGDTYTPVVCHANVIRYLVCRALQIPPEAWLRMSLQHASLTWIAIGHTGRVSLRSLGEASHIPPELQSR, encoded by the exons ATGGCAGTGTTCAACAGTATTGTGGCAGCTTTATGTTTCTTGACTACATTGCAGTGGTCACTGCAAGGAACCTACGGCAAACAAAATGTAGCCAAATGTGGCAAATGGGATCACAATTGGGACTA TCCAAGCAACCAAACAAAAGCTCGAGGCACCCGAAATTTGATCCTCATCCGTCACGGCCAGTACAACCTGGACGGACGAAACGATTTCGAAAGGTATCTGACCGAGGTGGGCCAAAAGCAGGTCGCCTTCACGGCAGACTATCTCAAGCGGTTAGGCGTCAAATTTGACAGGATCGTTCGCTCCACGATGACACGTGCCCGGGAGTCGGCGAAAATAATTTCCGGATCGTTTCCCGGCCTGAAACTCCTTGACGAACCCCTGCTGATGGAGGGAACCCCGATTCGACCGGATCCGCCATCGTCCAGTCGGCATTCCGACAGTGAG ATCGCCACCACCCACGCACGGATCGAGGCCGCCTTCCGGAAGTACTTCCACCGGGCAGTCCAGAAGCAGGGCGACACGTACACGCCGGTGGTTTGTCACGCCAACGTCATTCGCTATCTGGTGTGTCGAGCGTTGCAGATTCCGCCGGAAGCGTGGCTCCGGATGTCGCTGCAGCATGCCTCGCTGACGTGGATCGCGATTGGGCACACCGGTAGGGTGTCGCTGCGGTCGCTCGGCGAAGCGAGTCACATTCCGCCGGAACTGCAGAGTCGATAG